Below is a genomic region from Sinorhizobium meliloti.
GGCAAAGGCATTCACCTCGCCTGCCAGATCCCAGACCGAAATGTGGCAATGGCAACCGTTGCCCGTCAGACCCTTGAACGGCTTCGGCATGAAGGTCGCGCGCAGCCCGTGCTTCTCGGCGATCGACTTCACCATGAACTTGAAGAAGGAGTGCTTGTCGGCGGTCCGGAGCGCGTCGTCATACTCCCAGTTCATCTCGAACTGGCCGTTCGCATCCTCATGGTCGTTCTGGTAGGGCTTCCATCCGAGTTCGAGCATGTAGTCGCAGATCTCGGCGATCACGTCGTAGCGGCGCATGATCGCCTGCTGGTCATAGCAAGGCTTTTCCGCCGTATCGAACGTGTCGGAAATCTTCGATCCATCCGGCGAGATCAGAAAGAACTCCGGTTCGACGCCGGTCTTGACGCGAAGCCCTTCCTGGGCCGCCTCGGCGACGAGCTTCTTCAGCACCACGCGCGGTGCCTGTTCCACGGGCGCGTCGTCCATGATGCAGTCTGCCGCCACCCAGGCGACGTCCTTCTTCCAGGGGAGCTGGATGACCGCGGACGCATCCGGGAGAGCGAAGAGATCGGGATGCGCAGGCGTGAGATCGAACCAGGTGGCAAAACCTGCGAAGCCTGCGCCGCCCTTCTGCATGTCGGCGATCGCTTCCGCGGGAACCAGTTTGGCACGCTGCCCGCCGAAGAGATCGGTGTAGCTGATCATGAAATATTTGACGCCCTTTTCGCGGGCGAATGTGGAGAGATCCAGTGTCACTTCGTTCCCCTTTTGGATTCCGACACTCAATTTCAAAAGAAAGGGCCGCACCCTCTCAAGTGCGGCCCGTCATCCTTTCATTCAAAAGGTACCTTTGCCAGGATACCAGCTCGTTCCCGCGAGCGGCACCTGCGCCATGGCTGCGGCTTCCATCGTCAGCGCGCACAGATCCTCCGGCTCGAGATTGTGGAGGTGGTTCTTGCCGCAGGCACGGGCGATGGTCTGTGCTTCGAGCGTCATCACCTTCAGATAGTTGGCCAGCCGCCGGCCGGCGGCGACCGGGTCGAGGCGCTTCATCAGTTCGGGGTCCTGCGTCGTGATGCCGGCGGGGTCCTTGCCCTCGTGCCAGTCGTCATAGGCGCCGGCCGTCGTGCCGAGCTTCTGGTATTCTTCTTCCCAGTGCGGGTCGTTGTCGCCGATGGCGACCAAGGCTGCGGTACCGATGGCCACTGCGTCGGCTCCAAGCGCCAGCGCCTTGGCGACGTCCGCGCCGGAGCGGATACCACCGGACACGACGAGCTGTACCTTGCGGTGCATGCCGAGATCCTGCAGCGCCTGGACGGCTGGCCGAATGCAGGCAAGCGTCGGCATGCCGACATTCTCGATGAAGACGTCCTGCGTCGCCGCGGTCCCGCCCTGCATGCCGTCGAGCACGACGACATCCGCACCGGCCTTGACCGCGAGCGCCGTGTCGTAATAGGGCCGCGCGCCGCCGACCTTGACGTAGATCGGCTTCTCCCAGTCGGTGATCTCGCGCAGTTCGAGGATTTTGATCTCGAGGTCGTCCGGCCCGGTCCAATCCGGATGACGGCAGGCCGAACGTTGGTCGATGCCCTTCGGCAGGTTGCGCATGTTGGCGACCCTGTCGGAGATCTTCTGGCCGAGCAGCATGCCGCCGCCACCGGGCTTGGCTCCTTGCCCGACCACCACCTCGATCGCATCCGCGCGGCGCAGATCCTTCGGATTCATGCCGTAACGCGACGGCAGGTACTGATACACGAGCGTCTGAGAATGACCGCGCTCCTCATCCGTCATACCGCCGTCGCCGGTGGTGGTCGACGTTCCCGAAGCCGTCGCACCGCGTCCGAGTGCTTCCTTGGCGGGACCGGAGAGTGCTCCGAAGCTCATGCCGGCGATGGTGATCGGAATCTTCAGATGGATCGGCTTCTTCGCGAAGCGCGTTCCCAGAACGACGGAGGTGTCGCATTTCTCGCGGTAGCCTTCGAGCGGATAGCGCGAGATCGATGCGCCGAGAAAGAGAAGGTCGTCGAAATGCGGGACCTTGCGCTTGGTGCCGGCGCCTCTGATATCATAAATGCCGGTCGCAGCCGCACGGCGGATTTCCGCAAGCGTATAGTCGTCGAAGGTCGCGGACTTGCGCGGCGGGGTATAGGGGTTGTGATAGCTCATACTGGTCCCTGCCTTTAATACGCGTCTGCGTTGTCGATGTTGAAATTGTAGAGCTTGCGTGCCGAGCCGTAGCGCTTGAACTCTTCCGGCCGGACATCCTTGACATCGGCCTTCTCCAGGAGCTCGGCCAGCTTTTGCAGGTGCTCCGGACGCATCTCCTTCTCGATGCAGTCGGCGCCGAGACTCTTGACCGTGCCGCGTACGAAGAGCTTGGCCTCGTAGAGGCTGTCACCCAAGGCATCGCCCGCATCGCCGAGCACGACGAGGTGGCCCGACTGGCCCATGAAAGCCGACATATGGCCGATATTTCCGTGGACGACGATATCGATGCCTTTCATCGAGATGCCGCAGCGCGACGCCGCATTGCCCTTTATGACGAGCAGGCCGCCGCGCCCGGTAGCGCCCGCATACTGGCTGGCATCGCCTTCGATCACGACTTTGCCGGACATCATGTTTTCCGCGACGCCCGGTCCTGCCGAGCCGTGAACCGTGACCGTTCCGCCATCGTTCATGCCGGCGCAATAGTAGCCGACGGAGCCGTTCACATCGACCACGACGGGACCGTCGATCCCGACGGCGACCGCATGGCTGCCACGAGGATTGGCGACTTCGTAGGACAGATCGTTCGAGCCCTGCTGAATATTATGCAAGGACCTATTGAATTCACGCAGCGGCGTGGTGGCGAGATCAATAACAGGCATACTTGAAAATTCCTTGGAAAGGGGCCGAAATCACCCGTCAGGCGGCCTTCTGATGATCCCAGAAGTATACGGTCGCGGGCTCCGGCTCCCAGATGCGCGCGCTCTCGATATCCGGCAGGTTGACCAGCGCCCGGTATTCGGAACCGAATGCGACATAGCGATCCGTTTCGGCCATGACCGCCGGCTTGCACGCGATCGGGTCGCGCACGACGCCGAAGCCCGACTTGGTGCCGACGACGAAGGTAAAGAAGCCGTCGAGGTCGTCGAGCGCGCCGGTCAAGGCCTGTCCGAGATCCTTGCCCTTGGCCATTTCCGCCGTCAGGTACGCGGCAGCAACCTCGGTGTCGTTCTGCGTCTCGAAGGCAATGCCTTCACGGATCAGTTCCCGGCGCAGATTGTTGTGGTTCGACAACGATCCGTTATGCACGAGGCACTGATCCGACCCGGTGGAAAACGGGTGCGCGCCAAGTGTGGTCACGGCCGATTCCGTAGCCATGCGGGTATGGCCGATGCCATGCGAACCGCCCATCGAGCGTACATCGAACCGTGCGACGACATCCTTCGGCAGGCCGACTTCCTTGTAGATCTCGACGCTGTCGCCGGCACCCATGATGCGTACATCCGGACGGATGGCGGCGAGAACGGCACGGACATCCGCGAGCCTGGCAGCTGCGATCGCAACGACCGCATGAGTGCTCTTGACGGCAACGCGTGCCGGCACGCCTGCTTCAGCGAGGTCCCGTTCAAGGTCTGCGAAGTCGATCTCGGGCTTCGCAGACTGGATCGTCACCTTCGCCTTCCCCTCGGTAGCCGAGCCGTAAATGGCCAGCCCGGCCGAGTCCGGACCACGGTCCGTCATGGTGATCAACATGTCCGAAAGAAGCTGGCCAAGCTGCGGCTCGAGCCTGCTGTCTTTCAGAAACAAACCAACAATGCCGCACATTCGCGTAGTCCCTCCATTCGTGCATGGAACGATGCTAGCACGCAGCCGCGGGACCATCAACTGGGGAGAATATTTTTTTCTTAGTAGGCAATTTCAGATGCCTCCGCTCATGAGCCGCTGCGGCGGCGCAGGCTTCCCGGTGTCTGCGAAAACAGGCGTTTGAACGCATTCGAAAAATGCGCGGGGCTCGAAAAGCCGGTGGCGTAGGCGATCTCCGGGATGGAGAGCGGACTCTGCTGCAGGAGCCGGCGGGCGTGGCGGAGCCGGATCTCCCGGTAGGTGTCGAGAAAGCCGGTCCCGCGATGCTCCCGGAAAAGCCGATCGAGATGCCGCGGGCTAACCCCGGCGAGGCGCGCCATGGCGGTCCGGTCGAGCGGCCGTTCGATCGCAGTTTCCATTTTCTCGAGAACCGCGAGCAGGGCGGGATGGTTGGTACCGAACCGCTCTGCGGCCGAACCGCGCTGCGGCGCTGCCGGCTCGGCGACGGCCGCGTGCAGATACCAGTCGCTGACCCGGCGAGCGAAGTCGGTCCCCAGGCGTTCGGCGATCATCGCATGCATCATGTCGAGCGGCGCCACCCCGCCGCCACAGGTGGCAATTCCGCCATCGAGCACGAAGCGGGCGTGTCTCGGGTTGAGATGGGGAAATGCTTCCTTCAGCGCAGGCGCGTGTTCCCAATGAATGGTGAAGTCGCGGTTGTCGAGCAGGCCCGCTGCGGCAAGCACGAAAGCCCCGCTCGATATGCCGCCGATGCGAATGCCGAGGCGCGAGAGCCGCCGGAGCGTCGTGTGGGACGCAGACGTATCCGCCCAGTCGGTTGGCTCTCCGCCCGCGCAGACGAAGACGGTATGGCAGCTCTCTCCTTCACTCTCCAGATCCGCACAGCCGACCGACAGCCCGGAAGATGAAGCGACGGTCCCTCCTCCCGGCGCAAGCGGGACGATCTGGTAGAGCGGCCGGCCGGCAAGGAGATTGGCCGCACGCAGGGGCTCCGTCGCCGATGCGTAGCTCATCAGCGCAAAATTGCGCACCAGCAAAAAGCCGATCCTCTGTACGTTCCTGCTGTCGGAAGATGCTGCCATGACCGATTCCTACATCGGGAGGTCCTAAAATTGCAACTCTCCGGAGGTTTCGGATGCTAACTTGCCCCCTCGGATCACTTATGGGGCGGCATCCATGCGCTACTCTGCACTTTCCA
It encodes:
- a CDS encoding class II glutamine amidotransferase, with translation MCGIVGLFLKDSRLEPQLGQLLSDMLITMTDRGPDSAGLAIYGSATEGKAKVTIQSAKPEIDFADLERDLAEAGVPARVAVKSTHAVVAIAAARLADVRAVLAAIRPDVRIMGAGDSVEIYKEVGLPKDVVARFDVRSMGGSHGIGHTRMATESAVTTLGAHPFSTGSDQCLVHNGSLSNHNNLRRELIREGIAFETQNDTEVAAAYLTAEMAKGKDLGQALTGALDDLDGFFTFVVGTKSGFGVVRDPIACKPAVMAETDRYVAFGSEYRALVNLPDIESARIWEPEPATVYFWDHQKAA
- a CDS encoding FMN-binding glutamate synthase family protein, with product MSYHNPYTPPRKSATFDDYTLAEIRRAAATGIYDIRGAGTKRKVPHFDDLLFLGASISRYPLEGYREKCDTSVVLGTRFAKKPIHLKIPITIAGMSFGALSGPAKEALGRGATASGTSTTTGDGGMTDEERGHSQTLVYQYLPSRYGMNPKDLRRADAIEVVVGQGAKPGGGGMLLGQKISDRVANMRNLPKGIDQRSACRHPDWTGPDDLEIKILELREITDWEKPIYVKVGGARPYYDTALAVKAGADVVVLDGMQGGTAATQDVFIENVGMPTLACIRPAVQALQDLGMHRKVQLVVSGGIRSGADVAKALALGADAVAIGTAALVAIGDNDPHWEEEYQKLGTTAGAYDDWHEGKDPAGITTQDPELMKRLDPVAAGRRLANYLKVMTLEAQTIARACGKNHLHNLEPEDLCALTMEAAAMAQVPLAGTSWYPGKGTF
- the glnT gene encoding type III glutamate--ammonia ligase; amino-acid sequence: MTLDLSTFAREKGVKYFMISYTDLFGGQRAKLVPAEAIADMQKGGAGFAGFATWFDLTPAHPDLFALPDASAVIQLPWKKDVAWVAADCIMDDAPVEQAPRVVLKKLVAEAAQEGLRVKTGVEPEFFLISPDGSKISDTFDTAEKPCYDQQAIMRRYDVIAEICDYMLELGWKPYQNDHEDANGQFEMNWEYDDALRTADKHSFFKFMVKSIAEKHGLRATFMPKPFKGLTGNGCHCHISVWDLAGEVNAFADNKAEFGLSAEGRHFLGGIMKHASALAAVTNPTVNSYKRINAPRTISGATWAPNSVTWTGNNRTHMVRVPGPGRFELRLPDGAVNPYLLQAIIIAAGLSGVRSKADPGRHYDIDMYKDGHKVTDAPKLPLNLLDALREYNRDEELQEALGREFSAAYLKLKQGEWNTYCSQFTEWEHQTTLDV
- a CDS encoding GlxA family transcriptional regulator, whose amino-acid sequence is MAASSDSRNVQRIGFLLVRNFALMSYASATEPLRAANLLAGRPLYQIVPLAPGGGTVASSSGLSVGCADLESEGESCHTVFVCAGGEPTDWADTSASHTTLRRLSRLGIRIGGISSGAFVLAAAGLLDNRDFTIHWEHAPALKEAFPHLNPRHARFVLDGGIATCGGGVAPLDMMHAMIAERLGTDFARRVSDWYLHAAVAEPAAPQRGSAAERFGTNHPALLAVLEKMETAIERPLDRTAMARLAGVSPRHLDRLFREHRGTGFLDTYREIRLRHARRLLQQSPLSIPEIAYATGFSSPAHFSNAFKRLFSQTPGSLRRRSGS
- a CDS encoding GXGXG domain-containing protein; amino-acid sequence: MPVIDLATTPLREFNRSLHNIQQGSNDLSYEVANPRGSHAVAVGIDGPVVVDVNGSVGYYCAGMNDGGTVTVHGSAGPGVAENMMSGKVVIEGDASQYAGATGRGGLLVIKGNAASRCGISMKGIDIVVHGNIGHMSAFMGQSGHLVVLGDAGDALGDSLYEAKLFVRGTVKSLGADCIEKEMRPEHLQKLAELLEKADVKDVRPEEFKRYGSARKLYNFNIDNADAY